The following coding sequences lie in one Candidatus Eremiobacterota bacterium genomic window:
- a CDS encoding methylated-DNA--[protein]-cysteine S-methyltransferase, producing MRAGAAPTRCRIPTPLRYDLLILGNVEAIVACKFVSANAQRRCKPSDALLVEAAAQVRAYFKRQLARFELPLALDGSEFQVAAWRAVAALAFGEFVSYAEVARAIGRPSAHRGVAAAMALTPLDLLVPAHRVIGADGRIKGAGPTSLRFRLAQFERSHSAARARTPRFQSFPPRTRPDRR from the coding sequence ATGCGAGCGGGGGCTGCACCTACGCGTTGCCGCATTCCGACGCCGCTCCGTTACGATTTGTTGATTTTAGGCAACGTCGAGGCAATCGTTGCCTGCAAATTCGTCTCAGCAAACGCTCAGAGACGATGCAAACCGAGCGATGCTCTGCTCGTCGAAGCGGCCGCGCAGGTGCGCGCCTATTTTAAGCGCCAGCTTGCGCGTTTTGAACTGCCGCTCGCACTGGACGGCAGCGAGTTTCAAGTCGCGGCGTGGCGGGCCGTTGCCGCGCTCGCGTTCGGCGAATTCGTTTCCTATGCCGAAGTCGCGCGTGCAATCGGGCGGCCATCGGCGCACCGCGGCGTCGCCGCGGCAATGGCGTTGACACCGCTGGACCTCCTGGTGCCGGCGCATCGCGTGATCGGAGCCGACGGCCGCATCAAAGGCGCTGGTCCGACGTCGCTGCGATTTCGCCTCGCCCAATTCGAACGTTCGCACTCTGCGGCGCGGGCGCGTACGCCACGTTTTCAATCGTTTCCGCCAAGAACGAGGCCTGATAGGCGATGA
- a CDS encoding amino acid decarboxylase, translating to MIDETAELGVALERVGEWIERYFSHPERYAVMPPVCPGDVVAALPSQAPERGEPFDSIFADFERIIVPATTHWNHPRFFAYFATSAAPIAIAAEALAATLDVKAMLWRTSPAATELEEVTMRWLGQLLGLPPKWTGIIYDTASIAGFTALAAAREALDLDIRERGMAGRSLPPLRVYITNETHSHVEKAAIALGIGQRNVVRIPCDLESRMRPEALRQAIETDRAAGMRPLAIVATVGTTSTTSIDPVAKIAAVARECGVWLHVDAAYAGIAAIVPEFRGLLDGAEHADSLVVNPHKWMFVPMDLSALFVKDESIVRRAFSLVPEYLTGPEAGVVNYMDYGLQLGRRFRALKLWFVLRHFGAEGVRERLRGHIALAQQFAAWLRAEPNWEILAPHPLSVVCFHYAPAGLDAAALDALNAAIMHAVNATGEVFLSHTKIDGAYAMRLAIGNLRTKREDVEHAWRILRQEASRELLREHG from the coding sequence ATGATCGACGAAACGGCCGAGCTTGGGGTGGCGCTCGAGCGCGTGGGCGAGTGGATCGAGCGCTACTTTTCGCATCCCGAACGGTATGCGGTCATGCCTCCCGTGTGTCCGGGAGACGTCGTCGCGGCGCTCCCTTCCCAAGCTCCGGAGCGCGGCGAACCATTCGATTCCATCTTCGCGGATTTCGAGCGGATCATCGTGCCCGCGACGACGCACTGGAACCACCCACGCTTTTTTGCCTATTTCGCGACGAGCGCTGCACCAATCGCGATTGCCGCCGAAGCGTTGGCGGCAACGCTGGACGTCAAGGCGATGCTCTGGCGGACGTCACCCGCGGCGACGGAGCTGGAAGAAGTGACGATGCGCTGGCTCGGGCAGTTGCTCGGCCTGCCGCCGAAGTGGACCGGCATCATCTACGACACGGCGTCGATCGCTGGTTTCACCGCGCTTGCCGCTGCCCGCGAAGCGCTCGATCTCGACATACGCGAGCGCGGCATGGCCGGTCGAAGCCTGCCGCCATTGCGAGTTTATATTACCAATGAAACGCATTCCCACGTTGAAAAGGCCGCGATTGCGCTTGGAATCGGACAGCGCAATGTCGTGCGCATTCCCTGCGACCTCGAATCGCGGATGCGTCCCGAGGCCTTACGTCAAGCAATTGAAACCGATCGCGCCGCCGGGATGCGGCCGTTGGCGATCGTCGCAACGGTCGGGACAACCTCAACGACGTCGATCGATCCGGTGGCAAAGATCGCCGCGGTAGCGCGCGAATGCGGCGTTTGGCTGCACGTCGATGCCGCCTATGCCGGCATCGCCGCGATCGTCCCGGAGTTTCGCGGGCTACTCGACGGTGCGGAACACGCCGATTCGCTCGTCGTCAATCCGCACAAGTGGATGTTCGTGCCGATGGACTTGTCGGCGCTCTTCGTCAAGGACGAATCAATCGTCCGCCGTGCCTTCAGCTTGGTGCCGGAGTATCTCACCGGTCCCGAAGCGGGGGTCGTGAACTATATGGATTACGGCTTGCAGCTCGGGCGCCGCTTTCGCGCACTCAAGCTGTGGTTCGTGCTGCGGCATTTCGGCGCCGAGGGAGTTCGGGAACGGCTGCGCGGCCACATCGCGCTGGCCCAACAGTTCGCGGCCTGGCTGCGCGCGGAACCAAACTGGGAGATCCTGGCGCCCCATCCGCTCTCCGTCGTCTGCTTCCATTACGCGCCCGCCGGCCTCGATGCGGCAGCCCTCGACGCGCTCAACGCCGCGATCATGCACGCGGTCAACGCCACCGGCGAAGTCTTTCTCTCGCACACCAAGATCGACGGTGCCTATGCAATGCGCCTGGCGATCGGTAATCTTCGCACGAAGCGTGAGGATGTCGAACACGCGTGGCGGATCTTGCGGCAGGAGGCCTCGCGCGAACTGCTGCGCGAGCATGGTTAA
- a CDS encoding glutamine synthetase yields MNSTTRTEWRRPASKRDVVRLAREENVRFVRLVFADILGVSKNVSIPIDELEAALDGRVTFDGGSIDGFVRGEELDMLLRPDPSTFAVHPWRAAGDAREARLICDIAMPDGSPFEGCPRTTLRRAIESANALVAQRVGFEVEFYLFERRHDAVASTATSDVGSYFDFSANDRGEEARNAIVAALRAMGVPISSAHHEHGAGQHEIDVAHDDPLAAADHVLTLRTIAKHVAADFDLEATFMPKPLADRAGSGLHADFRLPESSDDETALYVVGGLLEHAAATTAICNPTVNSYKRLVAAWDAPIYAVWSERSANALVRVPPGQTPPRIEMRSPDPACNPYLALAVLIGAAADGVARSTLPGPPLIGSTYDLTEKERRERGIGTLPKSLRQAIAELDGDAVVRASLGDHLYHAFRDAKLEEYERYRRAVHPWERDQYLRLY; encoded by the coding sequence ATGAACTCAACGACACGAACTGAGTGGCGGCGCCCAGCCTCAAAGCGCGACGTCGTTCGACTGGCGCGCGAGGAGAACGTACGCTTCGTGCGACTGGTCTTCGCCGACATCTTGGGCGTGAGCAAGAACGTTTCCATCCCGATCGACGAGCTCGAGGCGGCTCTCGATGGTCGGGTCACCTTCGATGGCGGATCTATCGACGGTTTCGTGCGCGGCGAAGAGCTCGACATGCTGCTGCGGCCGGATCCGTCGACCTTTGCCGTCCACCCGTGGCGCGCCGCCGGCGACGCCCGCGAAGCGCGTCTGATTTGCGACATCGCCATGCCCGACGGCTCGCCGTTCGAAGGGTGTCCGCGTACGACGCTTCGCCGCGCGATCGAGAGCGCAAACGCACTCGTCGCCCAGCGCGTCGGCTTCGAAGTGGAGTTTTATTTGTTCGAACGGCGACACGATGCCGTGGCGTCGACCGCTACTTCGGACGTCGGCTCGTATTTTGATTTCTCCGCCAACGATCGCGGCGAAGAAGCGCGCAATGCGATCGTAGCGGCATTGCGCGCGATGGGCGTGCCAATTTCATCGGCGCATCACGAGCACGGCGCGGGGCAGCACGAGATCGACGTCGCGCACGACGACCCGCTGGCGGCCGCCGACCACGTTTTGACCTTGCGCACCATCGCCAAACACGTCGCTGCCGATTTCGATTTAGAAGCGACGTTCATGCCCAAGCCCCTGGCCGACCGCGCGGGCAGCGGATTGCACGCCGATTTTCGTTTGCCGGAGTCCAGCGACGACGAAACGGCCCTTTACGTGGTCGGGGGATTACTCGAGCACGCTGCTGCCACGACGGCGATCTGCAATCCAACGGTCAACTCCTATAAGCGGTTGGTCGCCGCCTGGGACGCGCCGATCTACGCGGTGTGGTCGGAGCGCAGCGCAAACGCGCTGGTGCGCGTTCCTCCGGGTCAGACGCCGCCGCGCATCGAGATGCGAAGTCCCGATCCTGCGTGCAATCCGTACCTCGCCCTGGCCGTGTTGATCGGCGCAGCGGCCGACGGCGTCGCGCGCAGCACGCTACCCGGGCCACCGCTCATCGGATCGACCTACGATTTAACCGAGAAGGAACGACGCGAGCGCGGCATCGGCACCTTGCCAAAGTCGTTGCGCCAGGCCATTGCCGAACTCGACGGCGATGCAGTCGTCCGCGCCTCGCTCGGCGATCATCTCTATCATGCGTTCCGCGACGCAAAACTGGAGGAGTACGAGCGGTACCGCCGCGCGGTTCATCCGTGGGAACGGGACCAATACTTGCGTTTGTATTAA
- a CDS encoding MATE family efflux transporter: protein MIVDHTKIGAAFRRLSIPIAIQILGDQLLGTVDTIAIGSMGAVALAGATAANTISTTVVFAASGFMSGTSLVAAQRIGASDIDGFARTVRAGVAVPLALGIVAFFTSIFGAAPAIHGLVGALPSAHASSIYLILRCASMVPIVVSGTLIVGLGAAGNRQLGILVLVIVNLIHIPLLVMLGLGWWTHHPLGIVGAGISSLLSETIAACYAVGYVARRPAYRVFAQREISWRIAQRCARLGLPEAIFLLGVSVPDVFIVAMLAPLGAMAVAAFRALNVVSDLTFVVPSPLQSATQVVIGQRLGARDVAGARWFFDRALRISFVVTTLTGAVVAVLAWPLAYVFTLDAAIASIAAWPLALHMLTLPLKGWAMVSLAPIRASGDTRFSMIVGILCSALVIPFAWIGIEKLHLGLYSVALGWTAAWAVRAVLTQWKLRDGAWMRRAPLAA, encoded by the coding sequence ATGATCGTCGATCACACGAAAATTGGCGCCGCATTCCGGCGCCTTTCGATTCCAATTGCCATTCAAATCCTGGGCGACCAGTTGCTCGGAACGGTCGACACGATCGCGATCGGAAGCATGGGTGCAGTTGCGCTTGCAGGGGCGACTGCCGCCAACACCATCTCTACGACCGTCGTCTTCGCGGCGTCCGGTTTCATGAGCGGCACGTCGCTGGTCGCGGCGCAGCGCATCGGGGCAAGCGACATTGACGGTTTCGCCCGCACCGTTCGAGCCGGCGTTGCCGTGCCGCTCGCCCTTGGCATCGTCGCATTTTTCACCAGTATTTTCGGAGCCGCGCCGGCGATTCATGGGCTGGTCGGCGCGCTGCCCAGCGCGCATGCCAGCTCCATTTACCTGATTCTTCGCTGCGCGTCGATGGTGCCGATCGTAGTCTCCGGGACGCTGATCGTTGGCTTAGGCGCGGCCGGCAATCGCCAGCTCGGGATCCTCGTGCTCGTTATCGTGAACTTAATTCACATCCCGCTCTTGGTGATGCTTGGCCTGGGCTGGTGGACTCACCATCCGTTGGGCATCGTCGGCGCCGGCATCTCCTCGCTTCTTTCCGAAACGATCGCGGCGTGCTACGCCGTTGGCTACGTCGCACGGCGCCCGGCGTATCGAGTCTTTGCCCAACGCGAGATTTCGTGGAGGATCGCGCAGCGCTGCGCGCGTTTGGGTTTGCCTGAGGCGATCTTTTTGCTCGGCGTGTCGGTTCCCGATGTCTTTATCGTCGCGATGCTGGCCCCGCTGGGTGCCATGGCCGTTGCAGCGTTTCGCGCGTTGAACGTCGTCTCCGACCTGACGTTCGTTGTTCCCAGTCCGCTGCAGAGTGCAACCCAGGTCGTCATCGGCCAACGGCTCGGCGCGCGTGACGTCGCCGGGGCCCGTTGGTTCTTCGATCGAGCGCTGCGCATTTCGTTCGTGGTGACGACCTTGACCGGAGCAGTTGTCGCAGTGCTCGCGTGGCCCTTGGCGTACGTGTTTACCCTCGACGCGGCGATCGCGAGCATTGCGGCATGGCCGCTTGCGCTCCACATGCTCACGCTGCCGCTCAAAGGCTGGGCGATGGTTTCGCTGGCGCCGATTCGCGCATCGGGCGACACGCGCTTTTCGATGATCGTGGGAATCCTCTGCAGCGCGCTGGTCATTCCATTCGCGTGGATCGGTATCGAGAAGCTCCATCTCGGTCTCTATAGCGTCGCGCTGGGCTGGACCGCAGCCTGGGCCGTGCGCGCGGTGCTCACCCAATGGAAACTGCGCGACGGAGCGTGGATGCGGCGGGCTCCGCTCGCCGCTTAA
- a CDS encoding magnesium transporter: MAFTEGFISDLVGRRATIDELPIGKVADFLVGTPDAVFPEIDGLVIKTAQGLRYAPIDTVADVDRNGHVALTIAPKEPAPPERAELYLVADLLDKQIVDVDGRKVVRINDIEVANTGGHLRVVAADVGLAGLLRRLGLRSIGRRILPRVENARRSMIAWDSVAPIRDVNPSQVRLSVKQSRLARLHPSELAEIIGDLSSREALAVVGQLDDETAADAFEHLDAETRKNLIDDIGTERAADIIEEMDADDAADLLAELPEEQQTQLLAEMSSYTAGGLRELVKYPEDTAGGMMTTDYVWIYPHRTTEATIRKIREIAPASEFIYYLYVVDKEDRLLGALSLRSLLLALPTAFIDRIMETDLVTVALDTPAVDVASTIAKYDLLAVPVVNDAGILLGIVTVDDAIDAIMPDDIAKKLPRVRRHHSRRAAS, translated from the coding sequence ATGGCCTTCACCGAGGGATTCATCTCCGATCTGGTCGGGCGGCGAGCCACCATCGACGAACTGCCCATCGGCAAGGTCGCCGACTTTCTCGTCGGCACGCCCGACGCCGTCTTTCCCGAGATCGACGGCCTGGTCATCAAGACGGCCCAAGGCTTACGCTACGCGCCGATCGATACGGTTGCCGACGTCGATCGAAACGGCCACGTCGCATTAACGATCGCGCCGAAAGAGCCGGCACCTCCCGAGCGAGCGGAGCTCTACCTCGTCGCCGACTTACTCGATAAACAAATTGTCGACGTTGACGGCCGCAAAGTCGTGCGCATCAATGACATTGAGGTTGCAAATACGGGCGGCCACCTGCGCGTCGTCGCAGCCGATGTTGGGCTTGCCGGTCTGTTACGGCGGCTTGGGCTGCGTTCGATTGGCCGGCGCATTCTGCCGCGCGTGGAGAACGCAAGACGTTCGATGATTGCCTGGGATTCCGTCGCGCCGATTCGCGACGTCAATCCTTCGCAAGTACGACTCTCCGTCAAGCAGAGCCGCCTTGCGCGCCTTCATCCTTCGGAACTCGCCGAAATCATCGGCGATCTTTCATCGCGCGAAGCACTTGCCGTTGTCGGCCAGCTCGACGACGAGACGGCCGCCGACGCGTTCGAGCATCTCGACGCGGAAACGCGCAAGAATCTCATCGACGATATCGGCACCGAGCGCGCCGCCGACATCATCGAAGAGATGGACGCCGACGACGCTGCCGACCTATTAGCCGAGCTTCCGGAGGAGCAGCAAACGCAGCTTCTGGCCGAAATGAGCTCCTACACCGCGGGCGGCCTGCGCGAACTCGTCAAGTACCCCGAGGATACAGCGGGCGGAATGATGACGACTGACTACGTTTGGATCTACCCGCATCGCACGACCGAGGCGACGATTCGAAAGATTCGCGAGATCGCACCCGCCTCGGAGTTCATCTATTATCTCTACGTCGTCGACAAGGAAGATCGTCTTCTCGGCGCACTCTCGCTGCGAAGTCTCTTGCTCGCGCTACCAACGGCCTTTATCGATCGAATCATGGAAACCGATTTGGTGACCGTGGCACTCGACACACCCGCCGTCGACGTAGCCTCGACGATCGCCAAATACGATCTGCTCGCGGTGCCGGTCGTCAACGATGCAGGTATACTGCTCGGGATCGTCACGGTCGACGACGCCATCGACGCGATCATGCCCGACGACATTGCAAAAAAGCTCCCGCGCGTCCGGCGTCACCATTCGCGCCGCGCGGCGTCGTGA
- a CDS encoding aminotransferase class V-fold PLP-dependent enzyme codes for MRREDFPILETSVYLVSHSMGAAPLAARVALDAYWDEWAADGPEAWERWLPRIAQIADGIGRLVGAPAGTCFLGPNVSILQAAIATCIDFRGDRNQVVYEALQFPSISYVWREWERYGAVVRVVDSDDGRTIPTERILAAITQKTAIAVLSHAYYISGAIADVRAIQAHCREVGALLCVDAYQTTGVFPYDVLEWDLDLVTGGSHKWLCGGPGCGWIYVKPALAERFRPAITGWMAHARPFAFEPAPIVHAESMYRFGHGTPTIPGYVVAQPGHQLVASVGVERIRERNVFLTQKIAAMAQERGLRINSPLDPARRTGWIGIDFDEAERACRELIARRVFVDYRPGCGIRVGPHFYTEPAEIDEFFRVLESVVPHLVST; via the coding sequence ATGAGGCGCGAGGATTTTCCAATTCTCGAAACGTCGGTCTACCTCGTGAGTCATTCCATGGGCGCTGCGCCGTTGGCGGCGCGCGTCGCGCTCGATGCGTACTGGGACGAGTGGGCCGCGGATGGTCCCGAAGCCTGGGAACGCTGGCTGCCTCGCATCGCGCAAATTGCCGACGGCATCGGAAGGCTCGTCGGCGCTCCCGCCGGTACGTGCTTCCTGGGTCCGAACGTTTCAATCTTGCAAGCGGCAATCGCTACCTGCATCGACTTTCGCGGCGATCGAAACCAGGTCGTCTACGAGGCCCTTCAATTCCCCTCGATCTCGTATGTCTGGCGCGAGTGGGAGCGTTACGGCGCGGTCGTTCGGGTCGTCGATTCAGATGATGGGCGAACCATTCCGACGGAACGCATTCTCGCTGCGATCACGCAAAAAACCGCGATCGCCGTGCTATCGCACGCATACTACATTTCGGGCGCCATCGCCGACGTGCGCGCGATTCAGGCGCATTGCCGCGAGGTCGGCGCGCTGCTCTGTGTCGACGCCTATCAAACGACGGGGGTCTTCCCGTACGACGTATTGGAGTGGGATCTCGATTTGGTAACCGGCGGATCGCACAAGTGGCTGTGCGGCGGTCCGGGCTGCGGCTGGATCTATGTGAAACCCGCGCTCGCCGAACGGTTCCGGCCGGCAATTACGGGCTGGATGGCGCACGCGCGGCCCTTTGCCTTCGAACCCGCGCCGATCGTCCATGCCGAATCAATGTACCGGTTCGGTCACGGTACGCCGACGATTCCCGGTTATGTCGTTGCGCAGCCGGGACATCAGCTCGTTGCATCGGTTGGCGTCGAGCGTATTCGCGAACGCAACGTTTTTCTAACGCAAAAGATCGCGGCAATGGCGCAGGAGCGAGGACTGCGGATCAACTCGCCGCTCGACCCCGCGCGCAGAACGGGATGGATCGGCATCGACTTCGACGAGGCCGAGCGAGCCTGTCGCGAACTGATCGCGCGCCGCGTCTTTGTCGACTATCGCCCGGGCTGCGGAATACGTGTCGGGCCACACTTCTATACGGAGCCGGCCGAGATCGACGAATTCTTTCGCGTGCTCGAATCGGTCGTACCGCACTTGGTGTCGACGTGA
- a CDS encoding helix-turn-helix domain-containing protein → MKPEEIVEFSEGLARVAAAGGGPKALASFLAQATNGAVLLEDAQWRQLASAGTGAIPSSGRAVVESGAPGRARRVTVGDVDLGCLSLFGDVAPDAELLLRLTAATIGIELARDEGALRKRNGDFWNALFAHDFHDASAARDEAAARGIVLAPHYIAVALEVDGGETASSNGLRELRALATDVFRSNDAHVGVLERGGTLFIFAPAARTIDASNAKTAAALLPKSAARRKAQLRFSGGVGTVEPFSRFEASATAAQAALAIGRRIHGDGRVIAYDDLGAYRLLYEGADASRLQVFASETLAPLRNYDENHQTELERTLKLYFKTGQNVKTAAAQLNVHRHTVFYRLRQIGEICARSLDSPHDQLTLRLAVAIDELNDTN, encoded by the coding sequence GTGAAGCCGGAGGAGATTGTCGAATTCAGCGAGGGTCTTGCGCGGGTCGCGGCCGCGGGAGGCGGCCCCAAAGCCCTGGCATCGTTTCTGGCCCAGGCGACCAACGGCGCCGTGTTGCTCGAGGACGCGCAATGGCGGCAACTCGCCTCGGCCGGGACCGGTGCGATTCCATCGAGCGGTCGCGCCGTCGTCGAATCCGGCGCGCCCGGGCGAGCTCGGAGGGTGACGGTTGGGGATGTCGATCTTGGCTGCCTCTCACTCTTTGGCGACGTCGCGCCGGACGCGGAGCTGCTCTTACGGCTGACCGCCGCGACGATCGGCATCGAACTCGCGCGCGACGAAGGCGCGCTGCGCAAGCGGAACGGCGACTTCTGGAATGCGCTCTTCGCGCACGACTTTCACGATGCGAGCGCCGCCCGCGACGAGGCTGCAGCGCGCGGGATCGTGCTCGCACCGCACTACATCGCGGTTGCGCTCGAAGTCGACGGCGGTGAGACCGCAAGCTCCAACGGCTTGCGAGAGCTGCGCGCGTTGGCGACCGATGTCTTTCGCTCGAACGACGCCCACGTCGGCGTGCTCGAGCGGGGTGGAACGCTCTTCATCTTCGCTCCCGCGGCGCGGACGATCGACGCGAGCAATGCGAAGACCGCTGCCGCGCTCTTGCCCAAGAGTGCGGCGCGCCGCAAGGCCCAACTGCGGTTTTCCGGCGGCGTGGGGACGGTTGAGCCATTCTCCCGATTCGAGGCGAGCGCCACGGCGGCGCAGGCGGCGCTCGCCATTGGGCGGCGCATTCACGGCGACGGTCGCGTGATCGCGTACGACGACCTTGGCGCGTATCGCTTGCTGTACGAAGGGGCCGACGCGTCGCGTTTGCAGGTGTTTGCATCGGAAACCTTGGCGCCGCTTCGCAACTACGACGAAAACCATCAAACGGAGCTCGAGCGCACACTCAAGCTCTATTTCAAAACCGGACAGAACGTAAAGACGGCGGCGGCGCAGTTGAACGTGCATCGTCATACGGTTTTTTACCGATTGCGCCAAATCGGGGAAATCTGCGCACGCTCGCTCGATAGCCCGCACGACCAGCTCACTCTTCGCTTGGCGGTGGCCATTGATGAACTCAACGACACGAACTGA
- a CDS encoding tryptophan 2,3-dioxygenase: MTKHERITCRAFEENLRTPRKVRRVPGLSYGSYLKVGELLRLQRPLSTPPHHDEMLFIVIHQVYELWFKQLLHELDATMVALDDDDLLRAAKRFHRMHSIQRLIEQQVDILETMAPQEFNQFRDNLNPASGFQSVQFRELEFAAGLQRTDVLQFIELDDAQRASLERRAKEPSLYDRVKALLARRGFAVASSEELVQSFRQIYSDEAQYYDLCLLLEDLIELDERFLLWRGRHIRMVERMIGQKHGTGGSPGARYLERTLEQRFFPELWEVRTYLGKGTGG; this comes from the coding sequence ATGACCAAGCACGAACGAATCACCTGTCGCGCATTCGAGGAGAACCTCAGGACCCCCCGTAAGGTTCGGCGAGTGCCTGGTTTGTCGTACGGCTCATATCTCAAGGTCGGTGAACTTCTCCGGCTTCAGCGCCCGCTTTCCACGCCGCCGCATCACGACGAGATGCTCTTCATTGTTATCCATCAGGTATACGAACTCTGGTTCAAGCAGCTTCTCCACGAGCTCGACGCAACGATGGTCGCGCTCGACGACGACGATCTCCTTCGCGCCGCCAAGCGCTTTCACCGCATGCACTCGATTCAGCGACTCATCGAGCAGCAAGTTGACATCCTGGAAACGATGGCCCCTCAGGAGTTCAATCAATTCCGTGACAATCTTAACCCCGCGAGCGGCTTTCAGTCAGTACAGTTTCGCGAACTCGAATTTGCCGCAGGCCTTCAACGAACCGACGTTTTGCAATTCATCGAGCTCGACGATGCGCAGCGCGCGAGTTTGGAACGTCGTGCGAAGGAGCCGTCGCTCTACGACCGGGTCAAGGCGTTGCTTGCACGCCGGGGATTCGCCGTCGCTTCGAGCGAGGAGTTGGTTCAGAGCTTTCGCCAAATTTACTCCGACGAAGCGCAGTACTACGACCTCTGCCTCTTGCTCGAAGATTTGATCGAGCTCGACGAGCGCTTCTTGCTTTGGCGCGGGCGTCACATTCGCATGGTCGAGCGCATGATCGGCCAAAAACATGGCACCGGCGGCTCCCCAGGCGCGCGATACTTGGAGAGAACGCTCGAGCAACGCTTCTTCCCCGAGCTTTGGGAGGTTCGCACGTATCTGGGTAAAGGGACCGGCGGATGA
- a CDS encoding peptidase S8: MNRAIHRALPVLTVIALAACSGLGTHQSFVPGSAATGTGDGDIPFVGANPVRALCAAAAPERMECLALVRTDVRPDVQMATQARDDAETCPFSLGYCPIDLQKAYDLPSLTAGSGKTVAIVDAYGYKHAASDLAYFRKTMGLKACSTQTGCLRIVNQEGHSAPLPVEPPLSDDWKGEQSLDLDMVSGICPNCKIILVQANNNYTSNLYTSVRTAGSLGAKYIGVSWGSGPEGSDNSIFHQPGVVITAAAGDNGGGGRYGGGPIQPCTYTYVVCVGGTHLVRDSHNKRGWSETVWNDWTFDQCGGPCGATGSACSTKIAKPPWQTDKGCRMRSAADTSATASLRTPVIVYNSEENGCRPPNCFGYYGGTSASTQIIIGVYALAGNAAGQHGGTYLWGHHTGHVYDVITGNNLDKGLGVTCASNVVYICTADHGFDGPTGWGTPAGVGAF, encoded by the coding sequence GTGAATCGTGCAATCCATCGAGCTTTACCGGTATTAACCGTCATCGCGCTTGCGGCATGCTCGGGGCTGGGTACGCATCAATCGTTTGTTCCGGGCTCTGCGGCGACGGGGACCGGCGACGGCGACATTCCGTTCGTTGGTGCCAATCCGGTTCGAGCGCTCTGCGCAGCTGCCGCTCCCGAGCGAATGGAATGCTTGGCCTTGGTACGAACCGACGTCAGGCCAGACGTGCAAATGGCGACACAGGCTCGGGACGATGCCGAGACCTGCCCATTTAGCTTAGGCTATTGTCCGATCGATCTGCAGAAGGCCTACGATCTTCCGTCGCTCACCGCCGGCAGCGGAAAAACTGTTGCGATCGTTGACGCGTACGGGTACAAGCACGCCGCCTCCGACCTTGCCTACTTCCGCAAGACGATGGGTCTCAAAGCGTGCAGCACGCAAACGGGCTGCTTGAGAATCGTCAATCAAGAGGGGCACTCGGCACCGTTGCCCGTCGAACCGCCGCTCAGCGACGATTGGAAGGGCGAGCAGTCACTCGACCTCGACATGGTTTCGGGGATCTGCCCAAACTGCAAAATCATTCTCGTTCAGGCGAATAACAATTACACCAGCAATCTTTACACGTCGGTCAGGACCGCGGGCAGCCTCGGTGCAAAGTATATCGGCGTCTCCTGGGGCTCCGGTCCGGAAGGCTCAGATAATTCGATCTTTCACCAGCCCGGCGTCGTGATTACGGCCGCAGCCGGTGACAACGGCGGCGGCGGTCGATATGGTGGCGGCCCGATTCAGCCGTGTACGTACACGTACGTCGTCTGCGTCGGCGGCACGCATCTCGTTCGCGATTCGCACAACAAACGCGGCTGGTCCGAAACGGTCTGGAATGACTGGACGTTCGACCAATGCGGCGGTCCCTGCGGCGCGACGGGAAGCGCCTGCAGCACGAAGATCGCCAAACCGCCGTGGCAGACCGACAAAGGCTGTCGAATGCGTTCGGCGGCGGACACGTCGGCCACCGCATCGCTGCGCACACCGGTGATCGTGTACAATTCGGAAGAGAACGGCTGCAGGCCGCCCAACTGCTTCGGGTACTACGGCGGCACGAGCGCATCGACCCAAATCATTATCGGTGTGTACGCGCTGGCCGGTAACGCGGCGGGGCAGCACGGCGGCACGTATCTCTGGGGCCACCACACGGGACATGTCTACGATGTGATAACCGGCAACAATCTCGATAAGGGACTCGGCGTCACGTGCGCGTCGAACGTGGTCTACATCTGCACCGCCGATCACGGGTTC